A stretch of Camelina sativa cultivar DH55 chromosome 18, Cs, whole genome shotgun sequence DNA encodes these proteins:
- the LOC104760722 gene encoding BRCA1-A complex subunit BRE has protein sequence MAFEGFPPLIADQLHYLLNHSPDSIKIENVWSGNKINPKILDRFTLVIPYCLETIKWDVIYNSEYAFDPPDFVFGPDDEDFMPCTSTITPDDDDHISSLKKALSEWDNEDSTRLLVLIQGLRDQYVAYQRRSVGQVDDDRVKFEISTVLTRKGIEMQRASGVDKPEEVKFAVPLVMDMNINKMVVGCPWKHQQKIYLQVVYPILRKFESTASAPRLRLVSSSELKALFSVEDVKLPPWMDGMCLAEYLPHLEETLERQIQEAVSAIDLRRSFIEALTIFLGRPLEANPTFCRQATFLTSSGQFTFMVHFFFSTQFPKQQPTLMLQSCQHLNQSSVPVKSNLLSEYPWSPRWEVGRMAERLCDFLTDEAVNFKKYCNEVVLQH, from the exons ATGGCGTTCGAAGGATTCCCACCTCTAATCGCCGACCAGCTCCACTACTTACTCAATCACTCTCCTGATTCCATTAAG ATTGAAAATGTCTGGTCTGGTAACAAGATTAATCCCAAGATCCTCGATCGCTTTACTTTGGTGATACCTTACTGTCTCGAAACGATTAAAT GGGATGTTATTTACAATTCAGAGTATGCATTTGATCCTCCTGATTTCGTATTTGGACCCGACGATGAAGATTTTATGCCGTGTACTAGCACTATTActcctgatgatgatgatcatataTCTTCGCTGAAGAAGGCTTTGTCTGAGTGGGATAACGAAGACTCTACGCGGTTGCTTGTTCTCATTCAAGGATTGAG gGATCAATATGTGGCTTACCAAAGAAGGAGTGTCGGCCAAGTTGATGATGATCGCGTCAAGTTTGAGATTAGTACCGTGTTAACTCGCAAG GGAATTGAAATGCAAAGGGCTTCAGGAGTTGACAAG CCAGAGGAAGTCAAGTTTGCAGTACCTCTTGTGATGGATATGAACATCAACAAAATGGTGGTTGGGTGCCCTTGGAAGCATCAGCAGAAAATTTATCTTCAG GTAGTGTACCCGATTCTTCGGAAATTTGAATCAACAGCTTCAGCACCTCGTTTGAGATTAGTGTCATCTTCTGAATTAAAAGCGCTATTCTCTGTTGAGGATGTTAAACTTCCTCCATGGATGGACGGGAT GTGCTTGGCTGAATATCTTCCCCATCTCGAAGAAACCCTTGAGAGACAA ATCCAGGAAGCTGTTTCTGCAATTGATTTAAGGAGGAGTTTTATTGAGGCATTGACTATTTTTCTTGGAAGACCTCTTGAAGCTAATCCT ACCTTTTGCCGTCAGGCTACATTCCTTACTTCCTCTGGACAATTTACTTTCATG GttcatttcttcttttcaacTCAATTTCCAAAGCAGCAACCAACTCTAATGCTTCAGAGTTGTCAG CATTTAAACCAATCGAGCGTACCTGTAAAATCAAACCTCCTCAGTGAGTATCCATGGAGTCCAAGATGGGAAGTGGGTCGAATGGCTGAGCGACTGTG TGATTTCTTGACCGATGAGGCTGTGAActtcaaaaaatattgtaaCGAAGTTGTGCTCCAACATTAG
- the LOC104760719 gene encoding dirigent protein 2-like produces the protein MAKRFLFLLSPFLTILLLAVTVTESEAYATTTTPYQGYKPEKFTHLHFYFHDVISGDKPTAIRVAEAPGTNSSAIKFGVIMIADDPLTDGPDPSSKEVGRAQGMYASTDLKDLIFTMVFNLAFTEGHFNGSTLAMYGRNAIMTKLREMPIIGGTGAFRFARGYAQAQTYKLVGQDAVVEYNVFIWH, from the coding sequence ATGGCTAAAcgttttctatttcttctttctcccttcttaactattcttcttcttgccGTAACCGTTACAGAATCCGAAGCGTACGCGACAACGACGACGCCATATCAAGGCTATAAGCCGGAGAAGTTCACCCACCTCCACTTTTATTTCCATGACGTCATCTCCGGTGACAAACCTACCGCCATCAGAGTGGCTGAAGCTCCCGGAACAAACTCCTCTGCCATCAAATTTGGAGTGATTATGATCGCTGATGACCCCTTGACTGATGGACCCGACCCGAGCTCGAAGGAAGTGGGGAGAGCTCAGGGGATGTACGCATCGACGGACTTGAAAGACTTAATCTTCACGATGGTATTTAACTTGGCTTTCACGGAAGGACACTTCAACGGAAGCACCCTCGCGATGTATGGACGGAATGCGATAATGACGAAGTTGAGAGAGATGCCGATCATTGGTGGAACCGGCGCTTTCAGGTTTGCTAGAGGCTATGCACAGGCCCAGACTTATAAGCTTGTTGGTCAAGATGCCGTGGTCGAGTATAATGTCTTCATCTGGCATTAG
- the LOC104760723 gene encoding pentatricopeptide repeat-containing protein At5g42450, mitochondrial-like — protein sequence MFSPFLGFTTSINCSFLMVLSQRLFLLQKSHSFASAHVTKSHNSIPKSIKNLESDLVCNAHQAFDEIPDINVISATAVIGRFVKQNRHVEASHAFKRLLCLGIRPNEFTFGTVIGSSSSLRDIKWGKQLHCYALKVGLSSNVFVGSAVLNCYVKLSTLVDARKSFDDTRDPNVVSITNLISGYLKKHEFEEALSLFRTMPGKSVVTWNAVIGGFSQTGQNEEAVNTFVDMLREGVVMPNESTFPCAITAVSNIASQGAGKSIHACVIKFLGQQFSNVYIGNSLVSFYSKCGNMEDSLLAFNKIQEEERNIVSWNSIIWGYAHNGRGEEAIAMFEKMVSDTNLKPNNVTLLGLLFACNHSGLIQEGYMYFKKAVNGYDDPNLLQPEHYACMVDMLSRSGHFKEAEELIKSMPLEPGIGFWKALLGGCQIHSNKRLAKLVASKILEMDPRDVSSYVMLSNAYSAAGKWQNVSEIRRKMKELGLKRVTGCSWIEVRSCLCEC from the coding sequence ATGTTCTCTCCATTTCTTGGGTTCACGACGAGTATTAATTGCTCTTTCCTTATGGTTTTATCACAAAGACTATTCCTTTTACAAAAATCTCACTCTTTTGCAAGTGCCCATGTTACCAAATCACATAATTCTATCCCCAAGTCGATCAAAAATCTTGAATCGGATCTGGTCTGTAACGCACACCAGGCATTCGACGAAATTCCTGACATAAATGTCATTTCTGCTACAGCGGTGATTGGTCGCTTTGTGAAGCAAAACAGGCATGTAGAGGCAAGTCATGCCTTCAAAAGATTGTTGTGTTTGGGCATAAGGCCAAACGAGTTCACGTTTGGCACCGTCATTgggtcttcttcatctttgagaGATATCAAATGGGGTAAGCAGCTACATTGCTATGCATTAAAGGTGGGACTTTCGTCGAATGTGTTTGTGGGTAGTGCTGTTTTGAACTGTTATGTGAAGCTGAGTACGCTGGTAGATGCTCGTAAGAGTTTTGATGATACCAGAGACCCAAACGTAGTTTCCATTACCAATTTGATAAGTGGGTACCTTAAGAAACATGAGTTTGAGGAAGCCCTTTCCTTGTTTAGAACAATGCCGGGGAAAAGTGTTGTTACTTGGAACGCAGTTATAGGAGGGTTTAGCCAGACGGGGCAGAACGAAGAAGCTGTGAATACGTTTGTGGATATGTTAAGGGAAGGAGTGGTGATGCCTAACGAATCAACCTTCCCTTGTGCTATAACAGCCGTGTCCAATATAGCCTCTCAGGGTGCTGGTAAAAGTATACACGCTTGCGTTATTAAGTTCTTGGGTCAGCAATTTAGTAATGTTTATATTGGGAACTCTCTGGTAAGTTTCTACTCAAAATGTGGAAACATGGAAGATAGTCTTCTGGCTTTCAACaagatccaagaagaagaacggAACATTGTATCTTGGAACTCTATAATATGGGGTTATGCGCATAatggaagaggagaagaagctaTAGCCATGTTTGAGAAAATGGTCAGCGACACAAACCTGAAACCAAACAATGTGACACTTCTTGGACTATTATTTGCATGTAACCACTCGGGCCTAATTCAAGAAGGGtacatgtattttaaaaaagcaGTGAATGGTTATGATGATCCAAACCTGCTACAACCAGAGCATTATGCTTGTATGGTGGATATGCTCTCTAGGTCAGGTCATTTCAAAGAAGCAGAGGAGCTTATCAAAAGTATGCCTCTTGAACCAGGAATTGGATTTTGGAAGGCTCTGCTTGGGGGATGCCAGATTCACTCAAACAAGCGTCTGGCAAAATTAGTAGCGTCTAAGATCTTGGAGATGGATCCCAGAGATGTTTCATCATACGTAATGCTTTCAAATGCTTACTCTGCCGCGGGAAAGTGGCAGAATGTGTCAGAGAtaaggaggaagatgaaggaaTTGGGTTTAAAGCGTGTCACAGGATGTAGTTGGATTGAAGTTAGGTCGTGTCTTTGTGAATGCTGA
- the LOC104760721 gene encoding kinesin-like protein KIN-7J has translation MASSGKGEKILVSVRVRPQNEKEKARNDICDWECVNNTTIICNNNLPERSLFPSTYTFDKVFGFSSPTKQVYEDGAKEVALCVLDGINSSIFAYGQTSSGKTYTMSGITEFAMDDIFCYIQKHSEREFTLKFSAIEIYNEAVRDLLSGDNNPLRLLDDPERGTVVEKLIEETIQDRTHLEELLTVCETQRKIGETSLNETSSRSHQILRLTIESTGREYSPDNSSTLAASVCFVDLAGSERASQTLSAGTRLKEGCHINRSLLTLGTVIRKLRFGYMSLVQSQVENLLKSSAEERSSRMDEQSMFSSMDFDADLRRRSYDLTDLGEPINNLTKRNFELLENTEEDDFLLDDNTPQFSRHNLYDGWEEMVQITDEKLEDVCKEVRCIEPEAELSSGQPAAGKSHVSQDDIVDKKAISEVLSPRKEETLPTLEYKESYNYMGNEKAENKDVEISTPTEKEEPLSALEYEQSYNSSTGNEKAESEDMEIRTPAGKEETLSAVGYEQSYNSSTGNEKAENEDMEIRTPAGKEETLSALEYEQSYNSSTGNEKAENEDMDIRTPAEKEETLSALGYEQIYNSPTGNEKAENEDMEISAPAEKDNVDLSLKTIDVELCLNAKPEIYDLNLKNSDLEMASSVEAQESHEFVKEDEQMKKEERNMSPSPTQAEQCSNKEENAQSEQQSKEDCELISFPTKKQPEETVEVELTPDDAKLDEDATSGDKWERELHQDTNRDYNESSVCKNIGTDDIDNNTSYMALKEKVKEMQKKIEYLMSMHTAEQQLSPSFRRELKIPEYFTTKRSRSCRENLLSVRSPHWFENLEVNNNTSPTWRMMELKASPGRPVSKTSNTSSVSFDSGSSTSIDARSLKDYDPETGNSFHEFVAGLEEMAKQHHSIDSTPDLDFGISYAPTRTERMEIGPESPTYSIRGNKNALPNPQDINEVTTDATNQSEREQADDLVEEEKPKETDSTAASLEKLQLASNGQHSTNSSDFERQRRQIIELWGVCNVPLVHRTYFFLLFKGDPSDYVYMEVELRRLSFLKQTMSNDMEASRIQTVKALTREKEWLSKQIPKKFPWSQRIELYQKWGVEVNSKQRSLQVAHKLWKNTQDMEHIKESASLVAKLLGFVEPCRMPKEMFGLSLLPRTENVKSSGWRFTKSFSRARLT, from the exons ATGGCTAGTAGCGGAAAGGGGGAGAAGATATTGGTTTCGGTAAGGGTAAGACCGCAGAacgagaaggagaaggcgaGGAATGATATATGCGATTGGGAATGTGTAAACAACACAACAATAATATGCAACAATAATTTGCCTGAGAGATCTCTCTTCCCCTCCACATATACATTTG ATAAAGTGTTTGGATTCAGTTCTCCCACGAAACAAGTCTATGAAGATGGAGCCAAGGAGGTTGCTCTTTGTGTTCTCGATGGAATCAATT CAAGCATTTTCGCATATGGACAGACAAGTAGTGGGAAGACATACACAATGAGTGGCATCACTGAATTTGCAATGGATGACATTTTTTGTTACATTCAAAAG cATTCAGAACGCGAATTCACTCTCAAATTCTCTGCAATTGAGATCTACAATGAAGCTGTGAGGGATCTCTTAAGTGGGGATAACAACCCACTGAGGCTTCTCGATGATCCAGAG AGAGGAACCGTCGTTGAGAAACTTATTGAGGAGACCATCCAGGACAGAACACATTTAGAGGAACTTCTTACAGTCTGTGAGA CTCAGAGGAAGATTGGAGAAACCTCTTTGAATGAAACTAGTTCAAGATCACATCAAATACTCCGGCTG ACGATCGAAAGCACTGGTCGAGAATATTCTCCTGACAACTCCAGCACTCTTGCAGCGTCTGTG TGCTTCGTTGATCTGGCTGGAAGTGAACGTGCTTCTCAGACTTTATCTGCTGGTACAAGATTGAAAGAAGGTTGTCATATAAACAGGAGTTTACTTACTCTTGGAACAGTCATCCGCAAACTAAGGTTCGGATATATGTCATTAGT NCAATCCCAGGTGGAGAATTTACTTAAATCATCAGCAGAAGAGCGGTCTTCTAGGATGGATGAACAATCCATGTTTAGCTCCATGGATTTTGATGCCGATCTCCGAAGAAGAAGCTATGATTTAACAGATCTTGGAGAACCTATCAATAACTTAACCAAGAGGAACTTTGAGTTATTGGAAAAtactgaagaagatgatttccTGCTTGATGATAATACGCCTCAATTTTCGAGGCATAACCTGTACGATGGCTGGGAGGAGATGGTTCAAATAACAGACGAAAAACTGGAAGATGTGTGCAAAGAAGTTAGATGCATTGAACCTGAAGCTGAGCTGAGTAGTGGACAACCAGCAGCAGGCAAAAGCCATGTCTCACAAGACGACATAGTTGATAAGAAAGCTATCTCTGAGGTTCTCTCACCTAGGAAGGAAGAAACATTACCAACTCTAGAATACAAAGAAAGCTATAACTATATGGGTAATGAGAAAGCCGAGAATAAAGACGTGGAAATTAGCACACCTACAGAAAAGGAAGAACCTTTATCAGCTCTGGAATACGAACAAAGCTATAACTCTTCCACGGGTAATGAGAAAGCTGAGAGTGAAGACATGGAGATAAGGACACCTGCaggaaaggaagaaactttATCAGCGGTAGGATACGAACAAAGCTATAACTCTTCTACGGGTAATGAGAAAGCCGAGAATGAAGACATGGAGATAAGGACACCTGCaggaaaggaagaaactttATCAGCTCTGGAATACGAACAAAGCTATAACTCTTCTACGGGGAATGAGAAAGCTGAGAATGAAGACATGGATATAAGAACACCTgcagaaaaggaagaaactttatCAGCGCTGGGATACGAACAAATCTATAACTCTCCTACGGGTAATGAGAAAGCCGAGAATGAAGACATGGAGATTAGCGCACCTGCAGAAAAGGATAATGTTGACTTATCCTTGAAAACTATagatgtagagttgtgtctaaaCGCTAAGCCTGAGATATATGACTTAAATTTAAAGAATTCGGATTTGGAGATGGCTTCATCAGTTGAAGCTCAAGAATCACATGAATTTGTGAAAGAAGACGAACAAATGAAGAAAGAGGAAAGGAATATGAGTCCTTCCCCAACGCAAGCTGAGCAATGctcaaataaagaagaaaatgctCAGTCAGAACAACAATCAAAGGAAGACTGTGAATTGATTTCATTCCCTACGAAGAAGCAACCAGAAGAGACAGTCGAAGTGGAGTTAACACCCGATGATGCTAAGTTAGATGAGGATGCGACATCTGGAGATAAGTGGGAGAGAGAACTGCATCAAGACACCAACAGAGATTACAACGAATCATCTGTCTGCAAAAATATTGGGACAGATGATATTGACAACAACACTTCTTACATGGctttgaaagaaaaagttaaGGAGATGCAGAAGAAAATTGAATACCTTATGAGCATGCACACAGCAGAACAACAACTGTCACCCTCCTTTAGAAGAGAACTTAAGATTCCAGAATATTTTACTACCAAAAGAAGCCGAAGTTGCAGAGAGAATCTCTTGAGTGTTAG GTCTCCTCATTGGTTTGAGAATTTGGaagttaataataatacatcacCTACCTGGAGAATGATGGAGCTAAAAGCGTCTCCTGGAAGACCAGTAAGCAAGACTTCCAACACTTCGAGCGTTTCCTTTGATTCAGGGAGTTCAACCTCCATTGATGCGCGTAGCCTGAAAGACTATGATCCTGAGACAGGCAATAGCTTCCATGAATTTGTAGCAGGGCTTGAAGAAATGGCAAAGCAGCACCACTCAATTGACTCAACGCCGGATCTAGATTTTGGGATTTCATATGCACCCACAAGAACAGAAAGAATGGAGATCGGACCGGAAAGCCCTACATATAGCATTAGAGGAAACAAGAATGCATTGCCAAATCCTCAGGATATAAATGAAGTAACCACAGATGCCACCAATCAATCAGAGAGAGAGCAGGCTGATGATTTG gttgaagaagaaaaacctaaGGAAACAGATTCCACAGCGGCTTCCCTGGAGAAACTACAGTTAGCATCTAATGGACAACATTCAACCAATTCTTCAGACTTCGAGAGACAACGAAGGCAAATAATTGAGCTTTGGGGAGTGTGCAATGTACCATTGGTTCATAGAACCtacttcttcttgctcttcaaAGGCGATCCTTCTGACTATGTTTATATGGAGGTTGAACTTAGAAGGCTATCTTTTCTGAAGCAGACGATGTCTAATGACATGGAAGCATCAAG GATACAAACAGTGAAGGCGCTCACACGCGAAAAGGAATGGCTTTCCAAACAAATACCAAAGAAGTTTCCATGGAGCCAAAGAATAGAACTTTACCAAAAATGGGGTGTGGAGGTGAACTCAAAGCAGAGAAGCTTGCAGGTGGCGCACAAATTGTGGAAAAACACCCAAGACATGGAACACATAAAAGAGAGTGCTTCTCTTGTGGCTAAGCTGCTTGGATTTGTTGAGCCATGTCGAATGCCAAAGGAAATGTTTGGCCTCAGCTTGTTACCTAGAACCGAGAACGTAAAATCATCTGGCTGGAGATTTACCAAATCCTTCTCTAGAGCACGTTTGACCTGA